A genomic region of Thermococcus sp. contains the following coding sequences:
- a CDS encoding V-type ATP synthase subunit E, with the protein MEGAELIIQEINREAEEKIQYLLSEAREEGKKIKTEARERAEAKAEWILRKAKTQAEIEKQRIIANARLEVRKKRLQIQEGLIREVIEALRERLANLPEEDYFPMLVNLTARAVEELGTESIVVRSNEKTLNIVSGKLGEFKKALTEKLGNRVDVKLGEPVKTIGGVIVETPDGTVRVDNTFDARIERFESELRAEIAKALFG; encoded by the coding sequence ATGGAAGGGGCAGAGCTGATCATCCAGGAGATAAACAGGGAAGCGGAGGAGAAGATACAGTACCTTCTCAGTGAGGCAAGGGAAGAAGGCAAGAAGATAAAGACCGAGGCACGGGAAAGGGCCGAGGCAAAGGCGGAGTGGATACTCCGGAAGGCAAAAACCCAGGCGGAGATAGAGAAGCAGAGAATAATAGCCAACGCCCGCCTTGAAGTCAGGAAGAAGCGCCTACAGATTCAGGAGGGACTGATCAGGGAGGTCATTGAGGCCCTTCGCGAGAGGCTTGCCAATCTTCCAGAGGAAGACTACTTCCCGATGCTCGTGAACCTCACCGCCAGGGCAGTTGAGGAGCTTGGAACCGAGAGCATCGTCGTCCGCTCCAACGAGAAGACCCTTAACATCGTATCAGGAAAGCTTGGGGAGTTCAAGAAAGCCCTCACCGAGAAGCTTGGAAATCGAGTGGATGTCAAACTCGGAGAACCCGTGAAGACCATAGGCGGTGTTATCGTCGAAACCCCGGACGGAACCGTGAGGGTGGACAACACATTTGATGCCAGGATAGAACGCTTCGAGAGCGAGCTTAGGGCAGAGATAGCCAAGGCTCTCTTCGGGTGA
- a CDS encoding V-type ATP synthase subunit H: protein MEDVIKQIVDAEREAEERIEKAEVEAKEIVLKAREEAKLIEKEVIENAEKEAAALVEKARLEGKEEAKKVLEEGEREIQNLKVKATNNLENAISAGIALVRGS from the coding sequence ATGGAAGACGTCATCAAGCAGATTGTTGACGCGGAACGGGAGGCAGAGGAACGCATTGAGAAGGCCGAGGTCGAAGCCAAGGAGATAGTCCTCAAAGCAAGGGAGGAGGCCAAGCTAATTGAGAAAGAAGTCATCGAAAACGCCGAGAAGGAAGCCGCAGCCCTAGTTGAGAAGGCCCGTCTTGAGGGTAAGGAGGAGGCCAAGAAGGTCCTTGAAGAGGGCGAGAGGGAGATTCAAAACCTCAAGGTTAAGGCCACCAACAACCTTGAGAACGCCATCTCCGCAGGTATAGCACTCGTGAGAGGGAGCTGA
- a CDS encoding V-type ATP synthase subunit K (produces ATP from ADP in the presence of a proton gradient across the membrane; the K subunit is a nonenzymatic component which binds the dimeric form by interacting with the G and E subunits), producing MDPIVYVSLGAALAAGLAGAASAFGVGVAGAAAAGVVAEDEKNFKNALILEGLPMTQSIYGLITLFLILMVSGILGGGFKFTANNPDNIVKSAILLGAGLTVGLTGLSAIPQGVIASAGIGAVAKNPKTFTQGIIFAAMAETMAIFGLVGALIMIVTGVGF from the coding sequence ATGGATCCGATAGTTTACGTATCCCTTGGAGCCGCACTTGCGGCCGGTCTTGCCGGAGCCGCCTCGGCCTTCGGTGTTGGTGTGGCAGGTGCAGCGGCTGCTGGAGTCGTTGCCGAGGACGAGAAGAACTTCAAGAACGCCCTAATACTCGAGGGCCTGCCCATGACCCAGAGTATCTACGGGCTGATTACGCTGTTCCTCATCCTGATGGTCTCGGGAATCCTCGGCGGCGGCTTCAAGTTCACCGCCAACAACCCGGACAACATAGTCAAGAGCGCCATACTGCTCGGTGCCGGCCTCACCGTCGGCCTCACCGGCCTCTCGGCCATACCTCAGGGTGTCATAGCCAGCGCTGGAATAGGTGCCGTCGCCAAGAACCCGAAGACCTTCACCCAGGGAATCATCTTCGCGGCAATGGCCGAGACTATGGCCATCTTCGGTCTCGTCGGCGCGCTGATAATGATCGTCACTGGAGTCGGCTTCTGA
- a CDS encoding ATP synthase subunit A, with protein sequence MGRIIRVTGPLVVADGMKGSKMYEVVRVGEMGLIGEIIRLESDRAVIQVYEETAGIRPGEPVEGTGASLSVELGPGLLTAMYDGIQRPLNTLRDLSGDFIARGLTAPALPRDKKWHFMPKVKVGDRVVGGDVLGVVPETSIIEHKILVPPGVEGEIIEVVEEGDYTIEEVIAKVKKPDRSLEELKMYHRWPVRLKRPYKNKLPPEVPLITGQRTIDTFFSQAKGGTAAIPGPFGSGKTVTQHQLAKWSDARVVVYIGCGERGNEMTDVLEEFPKLKDPKTGKPLMERTVLIANTSNMPVAAREASIYTGITIAEYFRDMGYDVALMADSTSRWAEALREISGRLEEMPGEEGYPAYLASKIAEFYERAGRVVTIGSDERIGSVSVIGAVSPPGGDFSEPVVQNTLRVVKVFWALDADLARRRHFPAINWLRSYSLYVDSIQGWWHSNVDPEWRKMRDQAMALLQKEAELQEIVRIVGPDALPDKEKAILIITRMLREDYLQQDAFDEVDTYCPPKKQVTMMRVILNFYERTMEAVDRGVPVEEIAKLQVREKIGRMKYEPEVENVRALIDETNAQFEELFKKYGA encoded by the coding sequence ATGGGAAGGATAATTCGCGTTACCGGTCCGCTGGTTGTTGCCGACGGAATGAAAGGCTCGAAGATGTATGAGGTCGTTCGTGTCGGAGAGATGGGGCTTATAGGAGAAATCATCCGTCTTGAGAGCGATAGGGCAGTCATCCAGGTCTACGAGGAGACCGCGGGTATAAGACCCGGTGAGCCGGTCGAGGGAACCGGCGCCTCACTCAGCGTTGAGCTCGGTCCAGGCCTCCTGACGGCCATGTACGACGGTATTCAAAGACCTCTTAACACACTTAGAGACCTGAGCGGCGACTTCATAGCGAGGGGTCTCACCGCTCCCGCTCTGCCAAGGGACAAGAAGTGGCACTTCATGCCAAAGGTTAAAGTCGGCGACAGGGTAGTTGGCGGAGACGTCCTCGGCGTAGTCCCCGAGACGAGCATTATAGAGCACAAAATCCTCGTTCCGCCAGGGGTCGAAGGTGAGATAATCGAGGTTGTTGAGGAGGGCGACTACACCATCGAGGAGGTCATTGCCAAGGTCAAGAAGCCGGACAGGAGTTTAGAGGAGCTTAAGATGTACCACCGCTGGCCTGTCCGTCTCAAGAGGCCCTACAAGAACAAGCTCCCACCGGAGGTTCCGCTCATCACCGGCCAGAGGACGATAGACACCTTTTTCAGCCAGGCCAAGGGTGGAACCGCAGCAATCCCCGGCCCGTTCGGTTCGGGGAAGACCGTCACCCAGCACCAGCTGGCAAAGTGGAGCGACGCTAGGGTTGTCGTCTACATCGGTTGTGGTGAGCGCGGTAACGAGATGACCGACGTTCTTGAGGAGTTCCCCAAGCTCAAGGACCCAAAGACAGGAAAGCCACTCATGGAAAGAACCGTCCTTATAGCCAACACCTCCAACATGCCCGTTGCCGCGCGCGAGGCCTCAATCTACACAGGGATTACCATTGCCGAGTACTTCAGAGATATGGGGTATGACGTCGCGCTCATGGCGGACTCCACATCAAGGTGGGCCGAAGCCCTACGTGAGATTTCCGGCCGTCTCGAGGAGATGCCCGGTGAGGAGGGTTATCCTGCCTATCTCGCCTCAAAGATAGCCGAATTCTACGAGAGAGCCGGTCGCGTTGTGACCATTGGGAGCGACGAGAGGATCGGTAGTGTCTCGGTCATTGGTGCCGTTTCACCGCCCGGCGGTGACTTCAGCGAGCCGGTCGTCCAGAACACCCTCCGTGTCGTTAAGGTCTTCTGGGCGCTCGATGCTGACCTCGCGAGGAGGAGGCACTTCCCGGCTATCAACTGGCTTAGGAGCTACTCGCTCTACGTTGACTCAATCCAGGGCTGGTGGCACAGCAACGTTGACCCGGAGTGGAGGAAGATGCGCGACCAAGCCATGGCCCTCCTCCAGAAGGAGGCCGAACTCCAGGAAATCGTCCGTATTGTCGGTCCAGACGCACTGCCCGACAAGGAGAAGGCGATACTCATCATCACCAGAATGCTCCGCGAGGACTACCTCCAGCAGGATGCATTCGACGAGGTCGACACTTACTGCCCGCCGAAGAAGCAGGTCACCATGATGCGTGTAATCCTCAACTTCTACGAGAGGACGATGGAGGCAGTTGATAGGGGCGTTCCGGTCGAAGAGATAGCCAAGCTCCAAGTCAGGGAGAAGATAGGCCGTATGAAGTATGAGCCGGAAGTCGAGAACGTTAGGGCACTCATAGACGAGACGAACGCCCAGTTTGAAGAGCTGTTTAAGAAGTACGGGGCGTGA
- a CDS encoding V-type ATP synthase subunit C, producing MEVGAVSGILDTTLALVFTWVGYKTSLIIYKYTPYSYPNARIKAMEARLLTEQRFNELAESGTLQDFAVSLEDTDYRNYFVEIQSYNVESIERAFEEALAGTYEMMAKILPKRVNPFFKLLLEEWDVRNITSVIKAKFAGEPAEDYVMEIGFMFPRANAIAEAKSIEEILVILEGTPYEEPYQKLLLDEIDVRTFETELYRMHYRKLLNYALSKKDEERTILEEFVRLKIDKMNILTVLRAKAAKLPAEEIRPMLIPGGSIKLESLLHVEDLGMALAELDSTKYGPVIRDVREEVERDLGVLEKVLNGYILKRMNELNRFYPLSVAAPLVYILQKEREVKKLRAIAKLISDGLQPERIKELVGDVA from the coding sequence ATGGAAGTCGGAGCGGTGAGCGGGATACTCGACACGACACTGGCACTGGTGTTCACATGGGTGGGCTACAAGACATCGTTGATTATCTACAAATACACACCATACTCCTATCCTAACGCGAGGATAAAGGCAATGGAGGCCAGGCTCCTGACAGAGCAGAGGTTCAACGAGCTTGCAGAGAGCGGAACTCTTCAGGACTTCGCGGTCAGTTTGGAGGATACAGACTACAGGAACTACTTCGTCGAGATCCAGAGCTACAACGTCGAATCCATAGAAAGGGCGTTTGAAGAGGCCCTCGCGGGAACCTACGAGATGATGGCTAAAATACTCCCCAAGAGGGTCAACCCGTTCTTCAAGCTACTCCTCGAGGAGTGGGACGTCAGGAACATCACGAGCGTCATCAAGGCAAAGTTCGCGGGAGAACCCGCCGAGGATTACGTAATGGAAATAGGGTTCATGTTCCCGAGAGCAAATGCCATAGCGGAAGCGAAGAGCATTGAAGAGATCCTGGTCATCCTCGAGGGCACTCCCTACGAAGAACCCTACCAGAAGCTCCTGCTGGATGAGATAGACGTCAGAACCTTTGAGACGGAGCTTTACAGGATGCACTACAGAAAGCTGCTCAACTATGCACTTTCGAAGAAGGACGAGGAAAGAACAATCCTAGAGGAGTTCGTCAGACTCAAAATAGACAAAATGAACATCCTGACGGTTCTAAGGGCCAAGGCTGCAAAGCTCCCTGCGGAGGAGATAAGACCCATGCTCATTCCCGGGGGAAGCATTAAGCTTGAGTCGCTGCTCCATGTTGAGGATCTCGGCATGGCCCTAGCTGAACTCGACTCAACGAAGTATGGACCCGTAATCAGGGACGTCAGGGAGGAAGTCGAGAGGGATCTTGGAGTTCTCGAGAAGGTCCTCAACGGCTACATACTCAAAAGGATGAACGAGCTTAACAGGTTCTACCCGCTGAGCGTCGCCGCTCCACTCGTCTACATCCTCCAGAAGGAGAGGGAAGTAAAGAAGCTCAGGGCGATAGCCAAGCTCATCAGCGACGGCCTTCAGCCGGAGAGAATAAAGGAGCTGGTGGGTGATGTCGCATGA
- a CDS encoding V-type ATP synthase subunit F — protein MKIAVLGERDTALGFKLAGAHEVYAFDNTPIEMEMLKNKLKELVERDDVGIILITEGFARRIELPEVTLPIILQIPDKSGSRLGEKTIKEIVRRAIGVELKR, from the coding sequence ATGAAAATAGCGGTTCTTGGCGAAAGGGACACTGCCCTTGGATTCAAGCTTGCGGGTGCTCACGAGGTTTACGCCTTCGACAACACCCCGATTGAAATGGAAATGCTCAAGAACAAGCTTAAAGAGCTGGTAGAGCGGGACGACGTGGGTATCATACTGATAACCGAGGGCTTCGCCCGGAGGATTGAACTCCCGGAGGTTACGCTTCCAATCATCCTTCAGATACCGGATAAATCCGGTTCAAGACTTGGAGAGAAGACGATTAAGGAGATAGTCCGTAGGGCTATTGGTGTTGAGCTGAAGAGGTGA
- a CDS encoding V-type ATP synthase subunit I, with protein sequence MFRPEEMVKIEVITLNRYKDTLLTYLHENGAVEVRDLRVRVAQKDSPSEYHRKAASYSITISRLVDFLREYRKKGKGGIKEFISPPERPKKKYRYEGIENLIKEVEGFLFRVEPEVKAAEGKINSTQAEIDKIKEGMEILDLLSFLKVDVSYLRSTNMLEVVVGTIDRNRFKPLVEEVQKATEGRTVLVSRNFKDKVLVVFVFLKRDYEKFNPVLAKYSLERIEIPEGKGTPKELIREYEEKLRTKEKELEQAKKDAETLAEKYYDDVVFYQELMENERDKSAVLPMLARTNITFALTGWLPRVNVPEVLGGIKRITEGKAYINIREPREDELEDIPIKLNNPGWAKPFEMLTEMYGVPKYDEIDPTPIITFTYSFFFGFMLTDFMYGLIVGLVAALLVKGHRKFNDGTYKFAYTLLISSFFTMFMGAIFGSYFGNALDLAGFHVPRVWDTFENALIVLQLALAIGLAHLFTGYTIGFTVKLKNGDKRGAILDQLSWMLIILGIVVLALASGNHNAKLTGEALFGIGLLLFAVGEVINNKGLAALLIISDFFGFVGSWLSYARLMALALATSGIAMVVNILVQMIWGFKLLYIGPIIGVILFIGGQLFSVAINSLGAFVHSLRLQYVEFFGTFYSGDGKPFEPFKAKREVSELELEA encoded by the coding sequence ATGTTCCGTCCCGAGGAAATGGTAAAGATCGAGGTAATAACACTCAACCGCTACAAGGATACTCTCCTCACCTACCTCCACGAGAACGGAGCAGTGGAGGTAAGGGACCTGAGGGTCAGGGTAGCCCAGAAGGACTCGCCCAGCGAGTACCACAGGAAGGCCGCATCATACAGCATAACGATTTCAAGGCTCGTTGACTTCCTTAGGGAATACAGGAAGAAAGGCAAAGGAGGTATAAAGGAGTTCATATCCCCACCAGAGAGGCCCAAGAAGAAATACCGTTATGAGGGCATCGAGAATCTCATAAAAGAAGTTGAAGGTTTCCTCTTCCGGGTAGAACCTGAGGTCAAGGCCGCCGAGGGCAAAATCAACTCCACCCAGGCGGAGATAGACAAAATCAAAGAAGGCATGGAAATTCTGGATCTACTGTCTTTTCTCAAAGTTGACGTTTCATACCTCCGTTCCACGAACATGCTCGAGGTAGTCGTCGGTACGATAGACAGAAACAGGTTTAAGCCCCTTGTTGAGGAAGTTCAGAAGGCCACAGAGGGGAGAACAGTTCTTGTATCCAGGAACTTCAAGGACAAGGTTTTGGTAGTCTTCGTCTTCCTCAAGAGGGATTATGAAAAGTTCAACCCGGTATTAGCCAAGTACTCCCTTGAGAGGATCGAAATCCCGGAGGGAAAGGGCACTCCAAAAGAACTCATCCGCGAGTACGAGGAAAAACTCAGGACAAAGGAGAAGGAACTTGAACAGGCCAAGAAGGATGCGGAAACCCTGGCGGAGAAGTACTACGACGACGTTGTATTCTATCAAGAGCTCATGGAGAACGAGCGCGACAAGTCGGCGGTCTTGCCAATGCTTGCGAGGACCAACATAACCTTTGCATTAACCGGCTGGCTCCCAAGGGTCAACGTTCCAGAGGTTCTGGGGGGTATTAAGAGGATCACCGAGGGGAAGGCTTACATCAACATCCGCGAGCCGAGGGAAGATGAACTGGAGGACATACCGATAAAGCTCAACAACCCCGGCTGGGCGAAGCCCTTCGAGATGCTCACCGAGATGTACGGCGTTCCAAAGTACGACGAGATAGACCCGACTCCGATAATAACCTTCACTTACTCGTTCTTCTTCGGGTTCATGCTCACGGACTTTATGTATGGTCTCATCGTCGGCCTGGTAGCGGCCCTTCTCGTCAAGGGGCACAGGAAGTTCAACGACGGCACCTACAAGTTTGCCTACACACTCCTCATAAGCTCGTTCTTCACGATGTTCATGGGTGCAATATTCGGCAGCTACTTCGGCAACGCACTTGATTTGGCTGGCTTCCACGTCCCGCGCGTCTGGGACACCTTTGAGAACGCGCTCATAGTACTCCAGCTTGCACTGGCAATAGGTCTCGCCCATCTCTTCACCGGTTATACCATAGGGTTCACAGTTAAACTTAAGAACGGCGACAAGAGGGGTGCCATCTTAGATCAGCTTTCCTGGATGCTTATCATACTTGGAATAGTGGTTCTCGCCCTCGCAAGCGGCAACCATAACGCCAAGCTAACCGGGGAGGCTCTCTTCGGAATCGGTCTGCTGCTCTTCGCGGTGGGTGAGGTGATCAACAACAAGGGACTGGCAGCACTGCTCATAATCTCAGACTTCTTCGGCTTCGTCGGTAGCTGGCTCAGCTACGCAAGGCTGATGGCGCTCGCACTGGCAACCTCGGGAATAGCCATGGTCGTAAACATCCTCGTTCAGATGATATGGGGCTTCAAACTCCTTTACATCGGCCCCATAATCGGCGTCATACTGTTTATAGGCGGCCAGCTGTTTTCGGTCGCCATCAACTCGCTCGGAGCCTTCGTTCACTCGCTCCGTCTGCAGTATGTTGAGTTTTTTGGAACGTTCTACTCAGGTGATGGAAAACCCTTCGAGCCTTTCAAGGCGAAAAGAGAAGTTTCCGAACTGGAGCTTGAAGCTTAA